From the Carya illinoinensis cultivar Pawnee chromosome 4, C.illinoinensisPawnee_v1, whole genome shotgun sequence genome, one window contains:
- the LOC122307829 gene encoding glutaredoxin-C1-like: MNYQTESSWSSYNMPTRSNTASGGDPLQRIERLASENAVVIFSISTCCMCHAIKRLFCGMGVNPTVHELDQDPRTGKDMEAALTRLLGSSSAVPVVFIGGKLVGSMDRVMASHINGTLVPLLKEAGALWL, translated from the coding sequence ATGAATTACCAGACCGAGTCTAGTTGGAGTTCCTATAATATGCCAACAAGGAGTAATACTGCCAGCGGGGGGGATCCGCTACAGCGCATAGAGAGGCTGGCCTCAGAGAACGCTGTGGTCATCTTCAGCATAAGCACCTGTTGCATGTGCCATGCCATAAAGCGCCTCTTCTGTGGAATGGGGGTGAACCCAACTGTGCACGAGCTGGACCAGGACCCCAGAACCGGCAAAGACATGGAGGCCGCTCTAACGAGACTCTTGGGAAGCTCCTCCGCCGTCCCCGTGGTGTTCATTGGCGGCAAACTTGTTGGATCAATGGACAGAGTCATGGCCTCCCATATCAATGGCACTCTGGTCCCTCTTCTCAAAGAGGCTGGGGCTCTCTGGCTCTGA